A window from Citrus sinensis cultivar Valencia sweet orange chromosome 3, DVS_A1.0, whole genome shotgun sequence encodes these proteins:
- the LOC107177066 gene encoding disease resistance protein RUN1-like: MASSSSSRPSSSLSLINNPRNNKYDVFLSFRGEETRDSFTSHLYSALCQTNIETFIDDQLVRGNEISQSLLDAIEASSISVIVFSEGYASSRWCLDELLKILDCRKEYAQIVIPVFYRVDPSHVRKQIESFGVSFSKLGERFPDKKQRWSSALTEAANLSGFDSHVFRNESELIKTVVDEILERLLKVAPFDNKNQLVGVESRVEEIESLLAAAPILGIWGIGGVGKTTIARVIFNKISRNFEGSCFLQNVREESQSPGGLARLQQKLFKEVLKDVNVIPDIDFNIRRLSRRKVLIVLDDVTSFSQIKSLIRGSDWFLPESRIILTTRDQQVLKSWVVKERDIYEMKVLEHNHALELFSRHAFKQNRPREAVYKELSEKVINYAQGVPLALEILGCYLFGREKEVWESAINKLKRFPNMEIQNVLKVSFDDLDDEEKNIFLDIVCFFKREDKDFIIKFLNACGFDAQIGISDLVNKSLIVIHNNQITMHDLLQEMGREVVKQESVNNPGERSRLWHYEDIIEVLTFNTGTEKIEGICFDMSKVKQICLYLDTFTKMHKLRFLKFYNSISEGKSKCMVSNCQGPILAKVRYFHWDGYPLTSLPSNIYPDKLVFLEIPRSNIEQLWDCGFQHHGKFKKTVTAVWNFCAKTPSPSLIPHLNNLVSLNLIGCPKLKRLPAEISSAGNLEEIRLNGTAIEELPSSIECVPRLLDLDLQNCKRLKSLPSSLCKLKSLKSLYLNGCSNLQRLPDELGDLEALEYLHAMVTAIREVPSSIVCLHNARDIYFNRSKGNQQMGLSLPITLSLDGLYNLTYLDLSDCCTQSYLKILVSYPL, translated from the exons atggcttcttcttcttcttctcgtCCATCCAGCAGTTTGAGTTTGATAAATAATCCTCGAAACAATAAGTATGATGTTTTTCTTAGTTTCAGAGGAGAGGAAACCCGTGACAGCTTTACTAGCCATCTTTATTCAGCTTTGTGTCAAACGAATATCgaaactttcattgatgaccaACTCGTCAGAGGAAATGAAATCTCACAGTCTCTTCTTGATGCAATTGAAGCATCAAGCATATCAGTTATCGTATTCTCTGAAGGGTATGCTTCTTCCAGATGGTGCCTCGATGAACTTTTAAAGATCCTCGATTGCAGGAAAGAGTATGCACAGATTGTGATACCAGTTTTCTATCGGGTCGATCCATCACATGTGAGAAAGCAAATTGAGAGTTTTGGGGTTTCATTTTCGAAGCTTGGAGAAAGATTTCCAGACAAGAAGCAAAGGTGGAGTAGTGCTTTAACTGAAGCAGCCAATCTCTCTGGCTTTGATTCTCATGTCTTCAG GAATGAATCTGAACTTATAAAGACAGTTGTTGATGAGATTTTGGAGAGGCTGCTTAAAGTGGCTCCATTTGATAACAAAAATCAGCTAGTTGGAGTAGAATCAAGAGTTGAGGAAATTGAATCTCTATTAGCTGCTGCACCTATATTAGGGATTTGGGGCATCGGTGGTGTAGGCAAGACAACAATTGCTAGGGTGATTTTCAACAAAATCTCCAGAAATTTTGAAGGTTCTTGCTTCCTTCAAAATGTAAGAGAAGAATCGCAGAGCCCTGGTGGATTAGCTAGGTTGCAGcaaaaactttttaaagaAGTATTGAAGGATGTAAATGTGATTCCTGATATCGACTTCAACATTAGAAGGCTCAGCCGCAGGAAGGTTCTGATTGTTCTCGATGATGTGACTAGTTTCAGTCAAATAAAATCCTTAATCAGAGGTTCTGATTGGTTTCTGCCTGAAAGTCGTATCATACTAACCACAAGAGATCAACAAGTCCTTAAAAGTTGGGTTGTGAAAGAGAGAGACATTTATGAGATGAAAGTATTAGAACACAATCATGCCCTTGAGCTTTTTAGTCGACATGCCTTCAAACAAAACCGTCCTCGTGAAGCAGTTTATAAGGAATTGTCGGAGAAGGTAATAAATTATGCTCAAGGTGTTCCTTTAGCACTGGAAATTTTGGGTTGCTATCTATTTGGAAGGGAAAAGGAAGTTTGGGAAAGCGcaataaacaaattgaaaaggTTTCCTAATATGGAAATCCAAAATGTGCTCAAAGTAAGTTTCGATGATTTGGAtgatgaagagaaaaatatttttctggacattgtttgtttctttaaaaGGGAAGATAAAGActtcattataaaatttcttaatgcTTGTGGCTTTGATGCACAAATAGGAATAAGTGATCTTGTCAATAAGTCTCTTATTGTCATACACAACAACCAAATAACAATGCATGATCTGCTACAAGAAATGGGTAGGGAGGTTGTCAAGCAAGAATCTGTGAACAATCCAGGAGAACGCAGTCGACTGTGGCATTACGAGGATATTATCGAAGTTTTGACCTTTAATACg gGGACTGAAAAAATTGAGGGCATTTGCTTCGATATGTCTAAGGTGAAACAGATCTGTCTATATTTGGATACATTCACAAAGATgcataaattaagatttttgaaattttataattcaatctCTGAGGGAAAGAGCAAATGTATGGTATCTAATTGCCAAGGTCCTATACTTGCTAAAGTGAGGTACTTTCACTGGGATGGTTATCCATTGACATCATTGCCTTCAAATATTTATCCAGACAAGCTTGTTTTTCTTGAAATCCCTCGTAGCAATATTGAACAACTTTGGGACTGTGGTTTCCAG CATCATGGTAAGTTCAAAAAGACAGTCACCGCTGTCTGGAATTTTTGTGCCAAAACTCCAAGCCCCTCGTTGATTCCACATCTGAATAACCTAGTTAGCCTCAATCTAATCGGTTGCCCAAAATTGAAGAGGCTTCCTGCAGAGATCTCATCAGCTGGTAATTTAGAAGAGATACGTTTAAATGGAACTGCAATCGAAGAACTGCCCTCGTCCATCGAATGTGTCCCGAGGCTTTTGGACTTGGATCTTCAAAATTGTAAAAGGCTTAAGAGTCTCCCAAGCAGCCTATGTAAGTTGAAATCTCTTAAGAGTCTGTATCTCAATGGGTGCTCAAATCTTCAAAGATTGCCTGACGAACTTGGAGATTTAGAAGCTTTGGAGTATTTGCATGCTATGGTAACAGCTATAAGAGAAGTACCCTCATCCATTGTCTGTTTGCACAATGCTCgtgatatttatttcaatagaaGCAAGGGTAATCAGCAGATGGGTTTATCATTGCCGATCACATTATCTTTAGATGGCTTGTACAATCTAACGTATTTGGATCTATCTGATTGCTGCACACAGAGTTACCTGAAAATATTGGTCAGTTATCCTCTCTAG